One stretch of Telopea speciosissima isolate NSW1024214 ecotype Mountain lineage unplaced genomic scaffold, Tspe_v1 Tspe_v1.0012, whole genome shotgun sequence DNA includes these proteins:
- the LOC122647136 gene encoding ribosomal protein S19, mitochondrial encodes MKEEKEEEEELIRTESKRRNSEFMPRRSIWKGSFVDAFLLRMQKKRDLLLNRKIWSRRSSISPEFVDCSVRIYNGKTPVRCKITEGKVGHKFGEFASTRKRRPSRTNIGPGRKKGKK; translated from the coding sequence atgaaggaggagaaggaggaggaggaggagctaATTCGGACGGAATCGAAGCGAAGAAATTCTGAGTTCATGCCACGACGATCTATATGGAAGGGCAGTTTTGTTGATGCATTCCTGTTGAGAATGCAGAAGAAAAGAGATCTTCTTTTGAACAGGAAAATTTGGTCACGTAGATCTTCTATTTCGCCGGAATTCGTTGATTGCTCCGTACGAATTTACAATGGAAAAACTCCTGTTCGTTGTAAGATCACTGAAGGAAAGGTTGGTCATAAATTTGGAGAGTTTGCTTCTACACGGAAACGAAGACCTTCGAGAACAAATATTGGACCGggaagaaaaaaggggaaaaagtaa
- the LOC122647150 gene encoding NADH-ubiquinone oxidoreductase chain 3 encodes MSEFAPICIYLVISPLVSLIPLGVPFPFASNSSTYPEKLSAHECGSDPSGDARSRFDIRFYLVSILFIIPDPEVTFSFPWAVPPNKIDPFGSWSMMAFLLILTIGSLYEWKRGASDRE; translated from the coding sequence ATGTCAGAATTTGCACCTATTTGTATCTATTTAGTGATCAGTCCGCTAGTTTCTTTGATCCCACTCGGTGTTCCTTTTCCATTTGCTTCCAATAGTTCTACCTATCCAGAAAAATTGTCGGCCCACGAATGTGGTTCCGATCCTTCCGGTGATGCCAGAAGTCGTTTCGATATACGATTTTAtctggtttctattttatttattatcccTGATCCGGAAGTAACCTTTTCCTTTCCTTGGGCAGTACCTCCCAACAAGATTGATCCGTTTGGATCTTGGTCCATGATGGCCTTTTTATTGATTTTGACGATTGGATCTCTCTATGAATGGAAAAGGGGTGCTTCGGATCGGGAGTAA
- the LOC122647143 gene encoding LOW QUALITY PROTEIN: ribosomal protein S4, mitochondrial-like (The sequence of the model RefSeq protein was modified relative to this genomic sequence to represent the inferred CDS: inserted 1 base in 1 codon) gives MWRKRLKKRDMXLPALRFKTCRLLPGNVRNRELTIIQRRILRRLRSKKRSIKRKIYPRENLNSYIQSQTTRKLPLFHGDLPITEMHRGTERTSYIPFPLNPETRSDVIPVRLHFRETIPQARQPISHRRVCVNNGMVSITHLKVSHGDLISFQENDARTRGEEIRRSFYIDISVEKIIGKFLDHPVRMWRRTKTEWFRLLKTKRGCRLLLKSRFLQQLRSSMQEEDLERTKKFGSEKVCLGSSFAEHNRMKRNLYHFKSLFLSKRRNEKNRNLPTRTRSPIVNNSSLYSNSTYCSGSPHQFTRKRRIKRIELPTHYSEVNHRTPKAVVSYGPNIGHIPHDIRLKDPNLPLRSGNGRGQNI, from the exons ATGTGGCGAAAAAGACTGAAAAAACGAGATA CCTTGCCTGCATTAAGATTTAAAACTTGTCGTCTACTTCCAGGAAATGTTCGGAACAGAGAACTTACAATAATACAACGCCGCATTCTCCGAAGATTGAGGAGCAAGAAGAGATCTATTAAGAGAAAGATTTATCCGAGAGAAAATCTTAACAGTTACATCCAATCACAAACTACACGAAAGTTGCCCCTTTTTCATGGGGATTTACCCATCACAGAGATGCACAGAGGAACAGAACGAACTTCATATATCCCTTTTCCACTCAATCCAGAAACAAGATCGGACGTTATTCCGGTTCGTCTCCATTTTCGTGAAACTATTCCTCAAGCAAGGCAGCCGATAAGTCATCGAAGGGTTTGTGTGAATAATGGAATGGTAAGCATTACTCATTTGAAAGTGTCCCACGGTGATCTAATATCTTTTCAAGAAAATGACGCGAGAACCCGCGGTGAAGAAATAAGGAGATCTTTCTATATCGACATATCAGTTGAAAAAATCATAGGCAAATTCCTGGATCACCCGGTAAGAATGTGGAGAAGAACCAAAACAGAATGGTTCCGCCTACTCAAAACTAAGAGGGGGTGCCGCCTACTACTAAAATCCCGGTTTTTGCAACAGTTGCGTTCTTCTATGCAAGAAGAAGACTTAGAAAGAACAAAGAAGTTTGGATCCGAAAAAGTATGCTTAGGCAGTTCCTTCGCTGAGCACAACAGAATGAAGAGGAATTTGTATCATTTCAAATCCCTATTCTTATCGAAGAGAAGGAACGAGAAAAACCGAAATCTTCCTACTCGAACAAGAAGTCCTATAGTTAACAACTcttctttatatagtaattcgaCCTATTGCTCCGGATCCCCCCATCAGTTTACTAGGAAGAGAAGAATCAAAAGGATCGAACTACCTACTCATTATTCGGAGGTGAATCATAGAACACCAAAAGCTGTGGTATCTTATGGACCTAACATAGGTCACATCCCTCACGACATAAGATTGAAAGATCCAAACCTTCCTCTTCGGAGCGGAAACGGACGTGGCCAAAACATATAA
- the LOC122647149 gene encoding ribosomal protein S12, mitochondrial — protein sequence MPTLNQLIRHGREEKRRTDRTRASDQCPQKQGVRPRVPTRTPKKPNSAPRKIAKVRLSNRHDIFAHIPGEGHNSQEHPMVLIRGGRVKDSPGVKSHCIRGVKDLLGIPDRRRGRSKYGAEKPKSI from the coding sequence ATGCCTACATTAAATCAATTGATTCGTCATGGTAGAGAAGAAAAACGGCGCACGGACCGTACTCGAGCTTCGGATCAATGTCCCCAGAAGCAAGGAGTACGCCCGCGTGTTCCAACGAGAACACCGAAAAAACCAAATTCAGCTCCACGTAAGATAGCCAAAGTACGGTTGAGCAATCGACATGATATATTTGCTCACATTCCGGGCGAAGGTCATAATTCGCAGGAACATCCTATGGTGTTAATAAGAGGAGGTAGAGTGAAAGATTCGCCAGGTGTGAAATCCCATTGTATTCGAGGAGTCAAGGATTTGCTGGGAATTCCGGATCGAAGAAGGGGCAGATCTAAATATGGTGCGGAAAAACCCAAATCGATATGA